A window of the Henckelia pumila isolate YLH828 chromosome 3, ASM3356847v2, whole genome shotgun sequence genome harbors these coding sequences:
- the LOC140889080 gene encoding uncharacterized protein, with the protein MEVVKAEILKLLEVEVIYPISDSQWVSLVQVVPKKTGITVMKNKDDELVPTRIQNGWRIAIAPEFQEKATFTCPFGIFAYRHFYRRYIQDFAKITSSMCKLLQKDVPFEFDEPCKMSFDKLKDSLNSAPIIQIPDWSKPFEIMCDASDYVAGAILGQKVGKASHAIY; encoded by the exons atggaggtggtgaaggctgaaattctCAAACTCCTTGAAGTTGAAGTAATTTATCCAATCTCTGATAGTCAGTGGGTTAGTCTTGTCCAAGTGGTCCCCAAGAAAACCGGTATTACTGTCATGAAAAACAAGGACGacgaattggttcccacccgaattcaaaatgggtggagg attgcgatTGCACCAGAATTTCAGGAGAAGGCGACATTCACTTGCCCGTTCGGCATCTTTGCATATCGAC atTTTTACAGGAGATATATTCAGGACTTTGCCAAAATTACATCTTCCATGTGCAAACTATTGCAGAAAGATGtcccgtttgagtttgatgagcCATGCAAAATGTCGTTTGACAAACTTAAGGACTCATTGAATTCAGCACCAATAATCCAAATACCGGACTGGAGCAAACCATTTGAAATCATGTGTGACGCCAGCGACTACGTGGCAGGAGCGATATTGggacaaaaagttgggaaagcatcgcatgctatctaCTAA